A region of Candidatus Methylacidiphilales bacterium DNA encodes the following proteins:
- a CDS encoding alpha-L-fucosidase produces the protein MIYPSRTFASLMTNCFCVLLLLSLIVTASGAADSLKPNDGQRQLIERGYGMFIHFGVNTFNQVEWSDGKLPASSFNPTALDCDQWIQTAKEAGFRHVILITKHHDGFCLWDSKYTDYDVASSPVKTDVVAEVAKACRKYGVKLGLYYSLWDRREPSHNDKDPTKYVAFMKSQLTELLTNYGDVCELWFDGGWAKPDADWNIPDVYAHIKKLQPDCQVTVNHTIHIPGQPRKFRQPEDFVKGDPIRYWPVDFRTKDPNLVRADDPKEFTSPDGRLHYLPFEHTICISDRWNWFQKKEIIPARTPDELEELFYWCTANDNVLLVNLPPDQTGRIRENERQAIFKVADQLGIRGGQKPLPSAPLNQAAGVSAEADSIYSDVHDASKAVDGRLEGTRWAAQATPASLTLTPAKPFVFDRISIHEYADMKDLGDNFSQQRTFRVQAFTLEALRNGVWNSIHTGQEIGAAKILHFDRKITAEKLRLRITQASAPASIYLFTVADSNTRGVRGVIGQKR, from the coding sequence ATGATCTATCCATCCAGAACTTTCGCATCCCTGATGACCAACTGCTTCTGCGTGTTGCTTCTGCTGTCCCTGATCGTGACTGCCTCTGGCGCCGCGGATTCCCTGAAGCCCAACGACGGCCAACGCCAGTTGATCGAACGCGGTTACGGCATGTTCATTCACTTCGGCGTGAATACCTTCAATCAGGTCGAGTGGTCTGACGGCAAGCTGCCCGCATCCAGCTTCAACCCGACGGCACTTGATTGCGACCAGTGGATCCAAACCGCCAAGGAAGCTGGATTCCGCCACGTCATTCTAATCACCAAACACCACGATGGCTTCTGCCTTTGGGACTCGAAATACACCGACTACGACGTGGCGTCCTCCCCCGTCAAAACCGACGTCGTGGCCGAGGTGGCCAAGGCTTGTCGTAAATACGGAGTCAAGCTGGGGCTCTACTATTCGCTTTGGGACCGCAGGGAACCTTCGCACAACGACAAGGACCCGACGAAGTATGTGGCTTTCATGAAAAGCCAGCTCACCGAGCTCCTGACCAACTATGGCGATGTTTGTGAGCTGTGGTTTGATGGCGGCTGGGCCAAACCTGACGCGGACTGGAACATTCCCGATGTCTATGCCCATATCAAAAAACTCCAACCCGACTGTCAGGTCACGGTGAACCACACCATTCATATCCCGGGTCAGCCACGAAAGTTTCGTCAGCCCGAGGATTTTGTCAAAGGCGACCCAATCCGCTACTGGCCAGTGGATTTTCGCACCAAGGATCCCAATCTGGTGCGGGCGGATGACCCCAAAGAATTCACCAGTCCCGATGGGCGGCTTCACTATCTGCCCTTCGAGCATACCATTTGCATCTCCGACCGCTGGAACTGGTTTCAGAAAAAAGAGATCATTCCTGCGCGCACTCCGGACGAGCTCGAGGAACTCTTCTATTGGTGCACCGCCAACGACAATGTGCTACTGGTCAACCTGCCGCCGGACCAGACCGGGCGCATTCGCGAAAACGAGCGCCAGGCCATCTTCAAAGTCGCCGATCAACTCGGGATTCGTGGCGGCCAAAAACCACTGCCATCGGCTCCCCTCAACCAAGCCGCCGGGGTCTCTGCGGAAGCCGACAGCATTTATTCGGACGTCCATGATGCTTCCAAAGCGGTGGATGGAAGGCTCGAAGGAACCCGCTGGGCCGCCCAAGCAACACCCGCTTCGCTCACTCTCACACCCGCCAAGCCGTTCGTTTTCGACCGCATCTCAATCCACGAATACGCGGACATGAAAGATCTCGGTGACAATTTCTCCCAGCAGAGGACCTTCCGCGTGCAGGCCTTCACCCTTGAAGCGCTGCGAAACGGCGTCTGGAATTCCATCCACACCGGGCAAGAAATTGGGGCCGCTAAAATCCTGCACTTCGACCGAAAGATCACGGCGGAAAAACTCCGCCTGCGCATCACACAAGCCAGTGCGCCCGCCAGCATCTATCTTTTTACCGTAGCAGACTCGAATACGCGAGGCGTGCGCGGCGTCATCGGGCAAAAACGCTAG
- a CDS encoding beta-galactosidase codes for MSIKTNLYFFLIAAFLPAFLQAEAPVTKIEDLLKPHVVLKDFAVTAPPSIKHTISGEGKLELSGELKDKSCTIVLRPTGGRWDISAYSYFRVDITNKGNGLVWIRGRLDNEGALDWKDSSSTMAYILPGERATVGFPFQRVASADDSPEIFHLQGARPNGFRGHWLPFKPEDVRECRLVIRSTSAQLNLKDMEISLAQPFGAKANARLLELPYLDKFGQVRQLDWPNKLHSQEELLARALKEDRESAGQTGPKSFNRYGGWKDGPQLKATGFFRVEKYKGRWWFVDPEGRLFFSHGANSIGFDQSTVLKDRSTLFAWIPSQTDIGEALSNKGNLHFTIANLHRTFGPDWKSKAYDRVHRRMRAWGMNTVGAWSDPELYQKPRTPYTLILHVWPGKNRLGDKVPDPFSVEFERRVEDGLKQLAVHSASDPWCLGVFIDNELGWYQDFVSNALAGKADMPARLAVVALLKDKYTTIQALNTAWSTQFKSWEAVNAAPKELEGTAEDRKSIERLIGHRYYKVCHDMMRKIFPNHLYLSSRIHKAGPEVYEEATRFADVLSVNRYMSLAAAGVPKGFDKPALIAEFHFGAPDRGVPGVGLTFVGDQLQRSRAYAAYVLDAVLQPNIVGTHWFAYADQSAAARPTVGKPGENYQIGFVDVTDTPYPEITAASRGLADVMYSLADRESVDLMSLLQDTWSSRTQPPQVAR; via the coding sequence ATGTCTATAAAAACTAACCTGTACTTTTTTCTGATTGCTGCTTTTCTCCCGGCCTTCCTTCAAGCGGAAGCGCCGGTGACTAAGATCGAGGATTTGCTCAAACCTCATGTCGTCCTCAAGGACTTCGCTGTCACCGCCCCGCCGTCCATCAAGCACACCATCTCAGGTGAAGGTAAGCTGGAACTTTCCGGCGAGCTTAAGGACAAGTCCTGCACCATCGTCCTCCGACCGACCGGGGGCCGTTGGGACATCTCTGCATACTCCTACTTTCGTGTGGATATCACCAACAAGGGGAATGGATTGGTTTGGATACGGGGCCGGTTGGATAATGAAGGTGCACTGGATTGGAAGGACAGCTCCAGCACCATGGCCTATATCCTCCCAGGGGAGCGGGCAACCGTGGGGTTTCCTTTCCAAAGAGTCGCCAGTGCCGACGATTCCCCGGAGATTTTTCACCTCCAGGGTGCCCGGCCCAACGGCTTCCGGGGCCATTGGCTGCCGTTCAAACCGGAAGATGTGCGGGAGTGTCGGTTGGTCATTCGTTCGACCTCTGCCCAGCTCAACCTCAAGGACATGGAGATCAGTCTCGCCCAGCCCTTTGGTGCGAAGGCCAATGCGCGTCTGCTCGAACTTCCCTATCTGGATAAGTTTGGCCAGGTGCGCCAACTGGACTGGCCGAACAAACTTCACTCGCAGGAGGAATTGCTCGCGCGAGCGCTCAAGGAAGACCGTGAATCAGCAGGACAAACCGGTCCGAAAAGCTTCAATCGCTACGGAGGTTGGAAGGACGGGCCGCAGTTGAAGGCCACCGGATTTTTCCGCGTGGAGAAATACAAGGGGCGCTGGTGGTTCGTGGATCCCGAGGGACGTCTGTTCTTCTCCCACGGGGCCAACTCCATAGGTTTTGACCAATCAACCGTCCTCAAAGACCGCAGCACCCTCTTTGCTTGGATTCCTTCACAGACTGACATCGGTGAAGCCCTCTCCAACAAGGGCAATCTTCACTTCACCATTGCCAACCTGCACCGGACTTTCGGACCGGACTGGAAGTCCAAAGCCTACGACCGCGTCCATCGCCGCATGCGTGCATGGGGCATGAACACCGTGGGAGCCTGGTCGGACCCGGAATTGTATCAGAAGCCCAGGACGCCCTACACGCTCATCCTCCATGTCTGGCCTGGTAAAAACAGGCTTGGTGATAAAGTGCCGGATCCCTTCTCCGTCGAATTTGAAAGACGCGTGGAGGATGGACTCAAGCAATTGGCCGTGCATTCGGCTTCAGACCCGTGGTGCCTCGGTGTCTTCATCGATAATGAGTTGGGTTGGTATCAGGATTTTGTCAGCAATGCTCTCGCCGGCAAAGCGGATATGCCCGCCCGCCTGGCGGTGGTCGCCTTATTGAAGGATAAATACACCACGATCCAGGCACTCAATACAGCCTGGTCCACCCAGTTCAAATCTTGGGAGGCCGTGAATGCCGCTCCCAAAGAATTGGAAGGCACCGCGGAAGACCGCAAGTCGATTGAAAGGCTCATCGGCCACCGTTACTACAAAGTCTGCCACGACATGATGCGCAAGATCTTTCCGAACCACCTCTACCTCAGCTCACGCATCCACAAGGCGGGCCCCGAAGTTTATGAGGAAGCCACACGTTTTGCCGACGTGCTCAGCGTGAACCGTTACATGTCACTGGCCGCCGCAGGAGTACCCAAAGGATTTGACAAGCCCGCCCTCATCGCGGAGTTTCACTTCGGTGCGCCGGATCGCGGTGTGCCTGGTGTGGGACTCACGTTTGTCGGCGACCAACTCCAGCGAAGCCGCGCTTACGCCGCTTATGTTTTGGATGCCGTGCTCCAACCCAACATTGTTGGCACCCATTGGTTTGCCTACGCCGACCAGTCCGCTGCGGCACGACCCACGGTGGGAAAACCCGGCGAAAACTACCAGATAGGCTTTGTCGATGTGACGGACACCCCTTATCCCGAAATCACCGCAGCGAGTCGCGGGCTGGCTGATGTCATGTATTCCCTGGCCGATCGTGAGTCGGTGGACCTCATGTCACTTTTGCAGGACACCTGGAGTTCCCGCACTCAACCCCCTCAGGTTGCTCGATAA
- a CDS encoding alpha-L-fucosidase yields MALGPGRAFCVQEIKIRPNSRYRLSAWVKTELGADTIELIASDFGGPKISVASALTEYNQLSLEFTSARIIDTLSVTLCNPAGAGAGYVDDLALEYLGEAPEPVIQEFVKCEIPPQVSEGGVETLPHSAMEWFLDAKFGMFIHWGIYSSVDKGSEWVMHSKRYSPEDYRARGENPETGFTAAKFDPVAWAELAKKSGMKYSVLTTRHHDGYALFESKHPNSWTSVKHLGRDLVKEYTDAVRKSGLHVGLYYSPMSWRYPGYYNVTGDNMKPNVWGYTAEPWHKENARLMKEEVYEQLGQLLAHYGPIEYMFWDGGWLGQSVDNELEARFWDAGKYQDPKGDWLVGKAFQEKEGLFFGKALGVMGMVRKHQPRMIVNERFGWVGDVHGEEGGAATSGDIRTKRYMEKCMSVQRGGWGYVPHAPVVSFEEVAVFLSDCVVRNMNLLLNVAPDREGVIPMNQQEVLLQTGDWLQKVGSAIYNTRGGPWQPLHGEYGFTYSGKNIYCHIYAGYRHKDQGTFTTQSIGSRKVGNVIDLYSGQALPWTENNDHTITIEKVNYNQTPYVTILQITLNEDVYKN; encoded by the coding sequence ATGGCATTAGGCCCGGGGCGGGCCTTCTGTGTCCAGGAAATCAAGATTCGTCCCAATAGCCGTTACCGCTTGTCAGCGTGGGTCAAAACCGAATTGGGTGCCGACACGATCGAACTCATCGCCAGCGATTTTGGTGGTCCCAAGATTTCCGTGGCGAGTGCCCTTACGGAATACAACCAGCTGTCGCTCGAATTTACATCCGCGCGCATCATCGACACGCTTTCGGTCACCCTGTGCAATCCGGCGGGGGCCGGGGCAGGATATGTCGATGACCTTGCTCTGGAGTATTTGGGCGAAGCCCCAGAACCGGTCATCCAAGAATTTGTGAAGTGCGAGATCCCACCCCAAGTATCAGAGGGCGGGGTGGAGACACTTCCCCACAGTGCGATGGAGTGGTTTCTCGACGCCAAGTTCGGAATGTTCATCCATTGGGGAATCTATTCATCGGTGGACAAAGGTTCGGAGTGGGTCATGCATAGCAAGCGCTACTCCCCTGAAGATTACCGAGCTCGCGGCGAAAATCCGGAGACCGGCTTCACCGCCGCCAAGTTCGATCCGGTGGCATGGGCGGAACTGGCCAAGAAGTCGGGCATGAAATATTCGGTGCTCACCACCCGGCACCATGACGGCTATGCTTTGTTTGAAAGCAAGCATCCCAACAGCTGGACCAGCGTCAAACACCTGGGCCGGGACTTGGTCAAGGAATACACCGATGCGGTCAGAAAATCAGGCTTACATGTGGGTCTCTACTATTCGCCGATGAGCTGGCGTTATCCAGGTTACTACAATGTGACCGGTGACAACATGAAGCCCAACGTGTGGGGGTACACCGCGGAGCCGTGGCACAAGGAAAACGCCCGTTTGATGAAAGAAGAAGTCTATGAACAGCTCGGCCAGTTGCTGGCCCATTACGGGCCGATCGAATACATGTTCTGGGATGGTGGCTGGCTCGGTCAAAGCGTGGACAACGAATTGGAAGCCCGATTCTGGGACGCAGGGAAATATCAGGACCCCAAAGGAGACTGGCTGGTGGGCAAAGCCTTTCAGGAAAAAGAGGGTCTTTTTTTTGGCAAAGCACTCGGAGTCATGGGAATGGTTCGCAAACACCAGCCTAGGATGATCGTCAACGAGCGCTTTGGCTGGGTGGGTGATGTGCATGGTGAGGAAGGCGGGGCGGCCACCTCCGGCGACATCCGGACCAAGCGCTATATGGAAAAGTGCATGTCGGTGCAGAGGGGAGGCTGGGGATATGTGCCTCATGCGCCTGTTGTGAGCTTCGAAGAGGTGGCTGTTTTCCTTTCCGATTGCGTGGTTCGGAACATGAATCTTCTGCTCAACGTCGCCCCGGACCGAGAGGGGGTCATCCCGATGAACCAGCAGGAAGTCCTTCTCCAGACCGGAGATTGGCTGCAGAAAGTCGGCTCGGCCATTTACAACACCCGCGGTGGGCCATGGCAACCGCTGCACGGCGAGTATGGATTCACTTACTCGGGCAAGAACATCTACTGCCACATCTACGCCGGTTACCGCCACAAAGACCAGGGAACCTTCACCACCCAATCCATCGGTTCCAGGAAGGTCGGCAACGTCATCGACCTCTATTCCGGCCAAGCACTGCCCTGGACGGAAAATAACGACCACACAATCACCATCGAGAAAGTGAATTATAACCAAACTCCGTATGTGACCATCCTTCAGATCACCCTCAACGAAGATGTCTATAAAAACTAA
- a CDS encoding RbsD/FucU domain-containing protein, which yields MKHLLLILAFILHPSLQLQAAEWKDTLKESLPLLGHRNWIVIADSAYPWQVSPGVKTINTGATQEEVTRAVLQALAGTQHVKPTIYIDRELEFVSEKDAPGVTAYRNQLAKILAGLAMTKLPHEEIITKLDEAGKTFHVLLLKTNMTIPYTSVFLKLECGYWNKDSEKRLRDTLPKNNKK from the coding sequence ATGAAACACCTCCTCCTCATTCTTGCCTTCATCCTCCACCCCTCGCTTCAGCTTCAGGCGGCAGAATGGAAGGATACACTCAAAGAGTCCCTGCCTCTGCTCGGCCACCGCAACTGGATCGTCATTGCCGATTCCGCCTACCCCTGGCAAGTGAGTCCGGGCGTGAAGACGATCAACACCGGCGCCACCCAGGAAGAAGTGACCCGCGCCGTGTTGCAAGCTCTGGCTGGAACCCAGCATGTCAAACCGACAATCTACATTGATCGCGAGCTGGAGTTTGTGTCCGAAAAAGACGCCCCGGGTGTCACGGCCTACCGCAATCAGCTCGCCAAAATCCTTGCCGGATTGGCCATGACCAAGCTCCCCCACGAGGAAATCATCACCAAGCTCGACGAGGCCGGGAAAACCTTCCACGTCCTCCTACTGAAAACGAACATGACCATCCCCTATACCTCCGTCTTCCTCAAACTCGAGTGCGGTTATTGGAATAAGGACTCTGAGAAACGGCTGCGCGATACTTTGCCCAAAAATAACAAGAAATAA
- a CDS encoding glycoside hydrolase family 16 protein — MKIRSATQLGVALGLCLWMWMTGFASAESTPASPAPGGKRPKFTSKIHIPVRLATEVTPLPPAGYELVFTDEFNGNDIDTKKWGFRLESKLLSTQQRENVSVKDGNLVIALRKESVNGKDFTAGGVISRQTFVYGFYEARFKTPPAEGWHTAFWAMKKSFPDQPAGPPALLELDFCEQDGGDPHFFSFGIINQSRYHQKKNRQSWNAGRWVIEDAPDTSAGFHVWACEFTPQTTRFYFDGKLSKELSSAGFPHDAMSVWFSAIASTLKGDRWVDESKLPNEVLCDYIRVYQHPKHREAEDAVRAEILRPLPLLKNQTTKDTDPLKPKLEDLN; from the coding sequence ATGAAAATCCGTTCCGCTACTCAACTTGGGGTCGCACTGGGGCTCTGCCTGTGGATGTGGATGACTGGATTCGCCTCGGCTGAATCAACCCCCGCTTCCCCGGCGCCAGGAGGGAAGCGACCGAAGTTCACCAGCAAAATCCATATCCCGGTGCGACTCGCCACCGAGGTGACACCCCTGCCTCCGGCAGGCTACGAACTGGTTTTCACAGACGAGTTCAACGGGAACGATATCGACACCAAAAAGTGGGGTTTCCGACTCGAAAGTAAGCTTCTCAGCACCCAGCAGCGGGAAAATGTCTCGGTCAAGGACGGCAACTTGGTCATCGCCCTGCGCAAAGAGTCCGTGAACGGCAAGGACTTCACCGCCGGCGGCGTCATCAGCCGACAGACCTTTGTTTACGGCTTCTACGAGGCCCGCTTCAAAACACCACCCGCCGAGGGCTGGCACACGGCTTTTTGGGCCATGAAGAAATCCTTTCCTGACCAACCGGCCGGGCCGCCGGCGTTACTGGAATTGGACTTCTGCGAACAGGATGGCGGTGACCCCCATTTCTTCAGTTTTGGTATCATCAACCAGTCGCGCTACCACCAGAAGAAAAATCGCCAATCCTGGAATGCGGGGCGCTGGGTCATCGAAGATGCACCTGATACCTCGGCGGGTTTTCATGTATGGGCCTGTGAGTTCACTCCCCAAACCACCCGGTTTTATTTTGACGGCAAACTCAGCAAAGAATTGAGTTCCGCGGGATTTCCGCACGATGCGATGAGTGTTTGGTTCAGTGCAATCGCCAGTACGTTAAAGGGAGACCGGTGGGTGGACGAATCCAAGTTGCCAAACGAAGTGCTATGCGACTACATCCGTGTCTACCAACACCCCAAACATCGCGAAGCAGAAGACGCCGTGCGCGCTGAGATCCTTCGGCCACTGCCCCTGCTCAAGAATCAGACAACGAAAGACACCGATCCACTCAAGCCGAAGCTCGAGGACTTGAACTGA
- a CDS encoding glycoside hydrolase family 2 TIM barrel-domain containing protein: MLDKNGQTLFIKNMKIVVLAILLFCLKSNGMGQSFMMNPYGCPDAVSLNGKWNAIVDPYSRGEQMKFYQNRKPQKKTEFLEYSFEGGLRLNVPGDFNSQLDELTYYEGNVWYQRTFKAQKKEGHKQFLYFAGVSYETKVWLNGTEIGRHEGGFTPFEFDITGPLKDGVNDLVVLVNNDRRPDGIPAMSFDWWNYGGILRDVFFVNRPAVHIRDYKVQLKTGAGIAGYVQLDGATSPQKVTLKIEELGVRQILTTDAKGYAPFEIKATPELWSPGKPKLYPVTISTGQDRINDEIGFRTITTNGTKILLNGKPVFLKGVNFHEEIPQRLGRAYSAADANMILHEVKALGCNFIRTSHYPQNEHIVRAAERMGLVIWEEIPIWQGIDFANPEIFKKAEKMLRDMIYRDKNRAAVIIWSIANETKPSDYRDQVLTGLVSLCHELDGTRLVGAAFNNPRYDKATSTFRLEDKLANAVDVVGVNKYMGWYDPFPLKPEQIKWEVATGKPLIFSEFGAEALHGKRGPVDVAHEWSEDYQAEVYRQNLIMFRNIPNLQGVVPWLLFDFRSPYRCQQTYQNGWNRKGLLGDKGQRKMAWQVMKEYYDAK; the protein is encoded by the coding sequence TTGCTCGATAAGAACGGTCAGACTCTCTTTATAAAAAATATGAAAATCGTTGTCCTCGCCATCCTCCTGTTCTGCCTGAAATCCAACGGAATGGGCCAATCCTTCATGATGAATCCCTACGGCTGTCCGGATGCGGTTTCGCTGAACGGCAAGTGGAATGCGATTGTCGACCCCTACAGCCGCGGTGAGCAGATGAAGTTCTACCAGAACCGGAAGCCGCAGAAGAAAACCGAGTTTCTGGAATACAGCTTTGAGGGTGGTTTGCGGCTCAATGTTCCCGGAGACTTTAACTCCCAGTTGGACGAGTTGACATACTACGAGGGCAACGTTTGGTATCAGCGCACTTTCAAGGCGCAGAAGAAGGAAGGCCACAAGCAATTCCTCTATTTTGCAGGCGTCAGCTACGAGACAAAGGTGTGGCTTAACGGCACTGAAATCGGACGGCACGAGGGAGGATTCACGCCCTTCGAGTTCGACATCACCGGACCTCTGAAAGATGGGGTGAACGACTTGGTCGTCTTGGTGAACAACGACCGCCGTCCGGATGGCATTCCGGCAATGAGCTTCGACTGGTGGAACTATGGCGGCATCTTGCGCGATGTCTTTTTTGTCAATCGGCCTGCCGTCCACATCCGCGATTACAAAGTACAGCTCAAGACGGGCGCCGGAATTGCCGGATACGTTCAACTTGATGGGGCAACTTCGCCTCAGAAAGTCACGCTCAAGATCGAGGAACTGGGCGTGCGGCAAATTTTGACCACGGATGCCAAGGGTTATGCACCTTTCGAAATCAAAGCAACGCCGGAACTCTGGTCACCCGGCAAGCCGAAGCTCTACCCGGTGACGATTTCAACCGGCCAAGACCGCATCAATGACGAGATCGGCTTTCGGACCATCACGACCAATGGCACTAAGATCCTGCTCAACGGCAAACCTGTCTTTCTCAAGGGCGTCAATTTCCATGAGGAAATCCCCCAGCGCCTCGGCCGGGCCTACTCAGCGGCAGATGCCAACATGATTCTCCACGAAGTGAAAGCGCTTGGCTGCAACTTCATCCGAACTTCCCACTACCCGCAGAATGAACACATCGTGCGTGCTGCCGAGCGGATGGGTTTGGTGATCTGGGAAGAGATCCCCATTTGGCAGGGAATCGACTTCGCCAATCCGGAAATTTTCAAGAAGGCGGAAAAAATGCTGCGCGATATGATCTACCGCGACAAGAACCGCGCCGCGGTGATCATCTGGAGCATCGCCAACGAAACCAAGCCCTCGGATTACCGTGACCAAGTGCTGACCGGATTGGTCTCTCTCTGCCACGAACTAGACGGAACCCGCCTGGTTGGTGCCGCTTTCAACAATCCCCGGTATGACAAGGCGACCTCGACGTTCCGCCTTGAGGACAAGCTTGCCAACGCGGTCGATGTGGTCGGCGTGAACAAATACATGGGCTGGTATGATCCCTTTCCGCTGAAACCGGAGCAAATCAAGTGGGAGGTGGCAACGGGAAAACCTCTGATCTTTTCCGAGTTTGGAGCCGAGGCACTGCATGGGAAACGCGGACCGGTTGATGTCGCTCATGAGTGGAGCGAAGATTATCAAGCCGAGGTCTATCGCCAGAATTTAATCATGTTCCGCAATATTCCGAACTTGCAGGGCGTGGTGCCGTGGTTGCTTTTCGACTTCCGCTCGCCCTACCGATGCCAACAGACCTATCAAAACGGATGGAACCGAAAAGGTCTCTTGGGAGACAAAGGCCAGCGCAAGATGGCTTGGCAAGTGATGAAGGAGTATTATGACGCAAAATAG
- a CDS encoding family 43 glycosylhydrolase yields the protein MLSIHLQIPSLLIVLTASTLSAPAEQSKTVHQTHRAFRPGQPWLDTRGVPINAHGFCVLDVAGRFYWYGSHKIEGKTEDEKNEAGVRCYVSDDLMNWEDQGLVLSVFAPDAHPELAEAFILDRPKLIYKEAAKTFFLYFKLYPPKSKGGKSGKDYAWVGVATSATPTGPFAYKGYFLGNHSEFGTGDFAIFADTDGAVYHIAVRKPDKALIYGRLSEDGLKPAGEYHVLEGVTQATEAPAFFRRGNKIYLLGSASTGWKPNPARLFVADQFTGPYRELPNPCRGVNPMNHLGPDKTFGGQSTFVYPVLGRKDAWIAMFDINKPEDPINAGYIWLPVEFEADQPVIRWRDKWDLSVFSKKVNLNSRF from the coding sequence ATGCTTTCGATCCACCTCCAGATTCCGTCTCTTCTCATCGTGTTGACCGCATCCACGCTGTCAGCCCCCGCCGAGCAATCCAAAACTGTCCATCAGACTCACAGGGCATTTCGACCCGGACAACCCTGGCTGGATACAAGGGGCGTCCCCATCAACGCGCACGGGTTTTGTGTCCTGGATGTCGCGGGTCGTTTTTACTGGTACGGCTCGCATAAGATCGAGGGCAAAACCGAGGACGAAAAGAACGAGGCCGGCGTCCGCTGCTACGTGAGTGACGACTTGATGAACTGGGAGGATCAAGGACTCGTGCTCTCAGTTTTTGCTCCCGATGCCCATCCCGAGCTGGCGGAGGCCTTCATCCTCGATCGCCCCAAGTTGATTTACAAGGAAGCGGCCAAGACCTTCTTCCTTTACTTCAAACTCTACCCCCCCAAGTCGAAAGGCGGGAAGAGCGGCAAAGACTACGCATGGGTCGGCGTCGCCACCTCCGCCACACCCACCGGCCCCTTTGCCTACAAGGGATACTTTTTGGGCAACCACAGCGAATTCGGCACCGGAGATTTCGCCATTTTCGCCGATACCGACGGTGCGGTTTACCACATCGCCGTTCGCAAGCCGGATAAGGCCCTAATCTATGGCCGCTTGTCCGAAGATGGGCTGAAACCGGCCGGTGAATACCATGTGCTGGAGGGCGTGACACAGGCAACGGAGGCCCCGGCTTTTTTCCGTCGTGGCAATAAAATCTACCTCCTCGGCTCGGCATCGACCGGTTGGAAGCCCAATCCCGCCCGTCTTTTTGTGGCAGATCAATTCACCGGTCCGTATAGGGAACTGCCCAATCCCTGCCGCGGCGTGAATCCGATGAACCATCTCGGGCCTGATAAAACCTTCGGCGGGCAAAGCACTTTTGTTTACCCCGTATTGGGTCGGAAGGATGCTTGGATCGCGATGTTCGACATCAATAAGCCGGAAGACCCCATCAACGCCGGCTATATTTGGCTGCCCGTCGAATTCGAAGCGGACCAGCCTGTCATCCGTTGGCGGGACAAGTGGGATCTCTCGGTGTTTTCAAAAAAAGTAAACCTCAACTCGAGGTTCTAA